From the Thermoplasmata archaeon genome, the window CAGTTTCTGATTTACTTCTTTGCCAGCGTGATTTCAATTGCTGAGACATTCATTGTGCTTCCATTCTCTCTCTGTACCTGTTCTGTTGCTATTTTTATGTCTTTTATCACCATGTCCTTGATGAATCTGTTCCTCACTATTTCCACAACATCTACTGCCCTGCTTATTGCGTTGCCTCTTGCCTTTATGATCACTTCTTTGGCGCCACTGTTTGCTTGTGTAACAACCGCTACCACATAGTTCATCGCTGGCTTGTTAGCCACTCGAATTACATTGTCTTCCGTCATCTGCATGCACCTCGATTGCCCAATACATTTGGGAAATAAGTAATTTTCT encodes:
- the albA gene encoding DNA-binding protein Alba; translation: MTEDNVIRVANKPAMNYVVAVVTQANSGAKEVIIKARGNAISRAVDVVEIVRNRFIKDMVIKDIKIATEQVQRENGSTMNVSAIEITLAKK